CATGTGTCCAAAGTATAATCCAGGGAAACCtgttaaaaaaatggatttcatACAGCTTCCCCATCTTgtggatataaatatattttaatcatggTTTGTATGTTTTCTCACTGGATCAAAGCTTTCCCTTGTAGACAGGTCAGTCATTCTACCATGGCTAAAATTGTTTCAGAAGAGATTATCCCTACCTGGGAAAATCCCTCTCCAACTCTATAGTGCGAGGGGAACCCATTTCACTGGACAGGTGCTTTGACAAGTCTGCACTGTTTAGCTGGTTTTACAAAACTTTCATTAGCATACCATCTTCAATCCTCAGGGTTAACTGAATGCACTAATAGCATGGTTAAGACTCAAttggtaaggggcgcctgggtggcgcagtcggttaagcgtccgacttcagccaggtcacgatctcgcggtccgtgagttcgagccccgcgtcaggctccgggctgatggctcagagcctggagcctgtttccgattctgtgtctccctctctctctgaccctcccccgttcatgctctgtctctctctgtcccaaaaataaataaacgttgaaaaaaaaaaaagactcaattgGTAGggagtctgagtggctcagtcggttaaacctctgacttgatttcggctcaggtcatgatctcacgatttgtgggttgagccccatgttgagctcagtgctgacaatgctgtctctcaaaatgaataaatatgctttaaaaaagagTCCGTTGGCAAAATTTACAGAGGTCTTCCAAATATTTTGGCTGAAAGCATAGTTGTTAGTCCTTCTAAACCTCAGATCCACCCCTTTGGGAACACAGACTCACCCTTTGAGATAGTCACAGGATGGTCAATGCATTTGGCCATGCCTCCTTTGATCCACAGTtgataaaagaacaaagaacatatACTTCAATATTGTAAAAGCCTAGTTGGTTCTATTAAAAGTAACCATGCTTCGGTAGTGCGCTCCTGGAAGACAATGACCTTAAGCATCACACCTTACAACCAGGAAAAGACTGCTCCAGAAGACTCTACTGCCTCACTGGAAAGGCCCTTATCAGGAACTTCACACCAAGTCTTGTGCCACCAAACTCCAGGCAATAGACTCTTGGATTTACATGATGGAGCTAAAGAAATAACCAAACCCGACTGGACCTGCACACCACCTATTAATCTGAAAGTAAAGATTTCCCAAAGTGAAGCAGACAACATCTGATGAGACAACTTTCCCAAGATGTTTGGATcttgcatgcatttttttctcactgttgcttcttctctctcttttatggGAAGAAAGGACCCCTGTCCGCATTTTCCAAGCCCTCACGAAAGGGGAAACCTCTTCTTTTGACTATGGCCTTTTGGAAACAGCCTCATTGTGATCCTGtgacaaattaatttttctcttgctttttctgaAGGGTTAGAAGCTTCAGAATTcacaaaaatttatatttaatatatatattaaaaatatacacacacacatatatatgtgtatacacacacacacacacacacacacacacacatatatatatatataatttttttttttaagtttagttttttgttttgaggggacaaggggcagagagagagggagacagaatcccaagcaggccctgagctggcagcatagagcctgatgtggggcttggactcatgagctgtaagatcatgacctgaagtctgaagtcagatccttaactgactgaaccacccaggcatcccttcacAAAATCTTTCTTTAATATGAACTATTAACCGATATTCAGAGATTCTTACTGAAATTCATGGTTTTTGAATTTAAAGTTTATAGGCTGTATTATCAATAACATATTTGGTTCCACACAGTTCTTTTGAGATAATGATACTGttttaaaacatctttgaaaCTTTGCCGTTTTGCAAAAAATTGATCAACTATTGCTTCATGTTTATACTTGCACTGTATTTTCCCAAATTCACTTGGTTCTTTCAGTGTGCTCCTGCAGTattcacttttctgttttcatggCCTCTCTTAATTGGAGACTTCCAGGAGGATACACACTCCAGGTATGCCTCCATAGTGAGAGCTTTACTCCCCTGAGTCAGAAAGAGtgccaataaatatttcaattgGCTACTTTCAGACCTAAGGTCCTGGTTTAGAACTATCATACAATTTGGAATTAGCATGTTACTTCCTCTGTTTTGTAAacttaataattttaagttttgtatATCGTTGCTGGTCAAACTTTTGTAAGAATGATGTACCCAATAAAGAGATGATCTCCAATATTTATGATCTTGGTAAATTTATATTATAGATGGGAAGTGTCTGGGAGTTCTCTCTCCTAACCTTCCATGTTAACTCAAATGTGGCCTTAAGTGGTTTCCAACCGGTTTCCACTTTCCCTCCAACTTAGGACATGACAACCAGGAAAGGTCCTTTTTTCTGGCACTGAGTGACAAAACCACTAAAATCTGATCCTTGATCTGTGAGGCTTTTAAGGAAAGATCTTGATCAAAAGGGGTAAATATGaacatttataaaggaaaccTTATAAAATGGACTTGGGAGGTAGGAAGAGGACCCTCATGCCCTACCACTGGTCATCAATGGCAGACCCAACAGGAAGAAACCAGTAGTTCATCattccagcagaagaaaggaggaTTTCCTTCCTGACATTGGCAAAAGCCCAGCCTAAGAGAGACATGAGAGACAGTCACAATCCagtcaatgagaaaaaaacacaacaaaacaatcCAGCCAATGAGAAGACACTACACCTTTGAGCTCCCAGTTTACCCCAATGGAATTTTGGTTTACAACAGCCCCTCCTAACTTCTCCTTTCTTATATAAAAAAACCTCCTTTCCTTTGATCTCCAGAATTGGATAAAGTTTTGTCACAGCTTGCTCTAATCAATCGTAATTCTCTGCTATTACTGAATAAATCCATTTTTGCTGGTACTCTGCATTATAGGTAATATCATGAAACAGTTTTGCAAAAGTCCACTTTTTATTACAGCTACCTCCTTAGTTGTAGCAGAGCATCAAAAGTTCTGTAATGGTCTCTTATTTATATGGGTTCCTATAGAGGTCCATAAGTAGAGCATTTTCCAAATCATACTGAAGTCATGCCTCAAAGCATACATACTATCAGTATTACtagtttttctcttgttatttgTCTACTGGCAGGTGTGGATGAGGGCAATTAATTCATCAATGTGAACTGAATTTCtgggaaagacttttttttttaatgtttatttatttttgagacagagacagagcacgagttggggggggggcgcagagagagagggagacacagaatctgaaacaggctccaggctctgagctgtcagcatagagcctgatgcggggctcgagcccacgacccgtgagatcatgacctgagccgaagtcggacgcttaaccgactgagccacccaggcgccccaagacttattttctaaaaatgaatgatCTGTGATAGCCTTCTGGGCAAACGTCGGCTTCTGTTTTAAGTATGgacaatcaagaaaaaaataaatgaggttaTACAAAAGAGTCTAAAAaagttctgggggcacctgggtgactcagtcggttaagtgtctgactcctgatttcatctcaggttgtgatgtcacagtttggtttgtgagttccagccccacatggggctgggtGCTGAtggtgctgatggtgtggagcctacttgggattctctctctctctccctctctctctctctctctctctctgcctctctgcctctctgcctttcccccacttgcgggcactctctctctcaaaataaataattaaactttaaaaaggcgGATGGTGGGGGGCGGTGCctaatggctcagttggttgagcgtcagtccgacttcagctcaggtcatgatctcatggttcaccccacatggggctcgctgctgtcatcacagagcctgcttgagattctctgtctcctcttctctctgcccttctccttctcgcgctctctctctctcaaaagtaaacattaaaaaaaaaaaaaaattcaaggcgcctgggtggctcagtcggttaaacatccaattccggctcaggtcatgatctcgcggtttgtgagttacagccccgcatcaggctctgtgctgtcagctcggagtgtagagcctgcttcggatctgtgtcttcctctctctctgcccctccccacttgtgctctgtctctctctatcaaaaataaattaaaaatgtaaaaaaaaaaaaagttgtgtacAAGAAGTCAACCAacaaaaattcactgaaaatttaagaaaataagcatATACTTGGGCAATGAGAATTCCAAtttgggagacacagactcaggtATAAACTTGAATTGGATcctaaagaagacaaagaaggggTAGAGTTATACAGGCAAAAAGCTAGGTAGGAGTGTAGTAAATGTTCAGTTCCTCTAGGCAAAACAGGGATTTAAATTAGGTTAACTGAGATTGGTAGAGTTAATATGCAAATGAGGGACTGAAACTTATTAAATCACATTGGCTTTTTTTGAAGTGAAGAATGTGGATGATTCAGGTGTCATGGTGAGGAGTAAATTAAGTCCAGGCTGAGAGCTTGCAgctgactaaaaaaaaaattttttttaagttcatggtTTCCCCAGTGAGGATGTGCATAAGTTTCTCCTCCCTTATGCCTGACcctgtttaatttaatttaatcaattaattatGTGATGTATTTTGGCAGCTTGAAcctttatttttagtatttttttaaaagcataattatAGAGAGGTGGGttgggatgggctagatgggcgatgggcattaaagagggcacttgtcgggatgagcactgggtgttatgtgtaactgaggaatcactaaattctactccttaaaccattattacactgttaactaacttggatttaaataaattaaaaataattaattaattttagaaaagcaTAACTAGAAACTTTCAATACGTAACTAATCCTAGCAAACCATTTAAAAGTGTTGTTGTTCCACAGGAATTTCACATCAGGTCCACCAGGACATCCAGCTCTGtgagtaaccccccccccaaccccccaccacctgactctattttaaaaaagagacctTTTAGCCAGTCTTGTTTGCTCCATTTTGAAATCTCCTTTTACAAAGATGTAGTTAATGTTCTAACAGAGGTCCAAATAGTGGAGAGGTTTCTCCCCTTCAAGTTGGGGAAGAAAGTTGCTGGATTCAAGCTGCTATAGTGAGAAAAGTGATACATAAAAGGTTAAGACACCATGGGTACCCCAATATATCACTATGTTCTTTAATTCTTCTCATAACACTTACTAGAAATTGTCTGCTTTCAGCaagatcatttgttttttaaaaattttaaaaatgtttttatttatttttgagaccgagagagacagagcattagcaggggaggggcagagaaagagggagacacagaatccaaaacaggctccaggcctgtgctgtccgcacagaacctgacgcagggctcaaactcatggaccgtgagatcatgacctgagcagaagccggacgcttaaccgactgagccacccaggcgcccttcagcaaaatcatttatatttagaaTCCTGGCAGCCAAATATCTGTGAAGgctgttttctatattttgtgcTAAAAATGGAGTCTTTTTCTTGTAAATTGATAAATCAttgaaacattttacttttataataaaattaagaaggtgacattttcattttgtcaattttaactttttcttttatctgcaaTTTGGTAGATAAAAGTGCTTTCAAATTATCAAATGTGGAGGATGCCAGACAAAAGTAATTTGTGCTATTATCCTTCCCTTCATAAAATGAAGGAGCAGGCatccctaggtggctcagtcggttaagtgtctgacttcagctcaggtcatgatctcacagcctgtgagttcgagccccgcattgggcctggagcctgcttcggattctgtgtctccctctctctctgccccttttctgctcacactctgtctctgaaaaataaataataaacattaatattcttggtttgttttgtttttgagagagagcgcgagagtgagagcaggggagggaaagagagagaggggagagaaggatccaaagcgagctctgcactgacagcagagatcccggtgcgggcctcaaactcatgaaccctgatatcatgacctgaaccgaagtcagatgctcaactgaatcaGCTACCCAGGCACGCCTTGTGTTAATATTCACCACTGTCACCAACTGGTTTTATTCTATAAAACTGACACAGGGTCCTGTGACCCTGAAGACTTAGCACTTCATATACTGGTCATAAAGAATCACTTTCCTTCCATagatgttatggactgaatgtctgcATGTCCCCAAACTTCATATGTTTAAGCCCTAATCCCAGTGATGGTATCTAGACAAGAGGGCTCTGGGACataattaggtttatttatttattttttaatgttttttatttattttaattaaaaaaaatttttaatgtttatatatatgtgaaggagagagagagatgaagttgagtgaggaggggcagagaaagagggagacacagaatccaaagcaggctccaggctccaagctgtcagcacagagcccgatgcagggcttgaacccacaaactgtgagatcatgacctgagctaaagttggatgcccaaccgactgagccacccaggcacccccataatgtttatttatttttgagagagagagagagagagaaacagagagacagagctcgagtgggggaggggcagagagagagaatccaaagcaggcttcaggctctgagctgtcagcatagagcccaatgtggggcttgaacccacaaaccatgagatcatgacctaagcccatgacctgagctgaagttgggcccttaagccactgagccacccaggtgcccctgggacgTAATTAGTTTTAGATGAGTTCATGAGGGTGGTGCTCCATAATGGGATTGGTGCCTTtgtgagaagaggaagaaaggtcacactctcctctctctccaccatgtgaggacacagcaagaaagcaaGCCACAGAGAGGGTCATCACCGGAACCCAAACATGCTGGCACTCTGatctctgacttccagcctccagaactataagaaaataaatatctgttgtttaaaccactcagtctatggtattttgttattgcAGCCCAAGCTAAGTCATGTGACCTTTAAAATGATAAGAACACCTTGTTTAGCACTAGTCTTCAAGATCAATGatttcagaaagacaaatatacccTTGAGGTTTGAAACATTTGCACCTGTGGGTACAACCATGTAAGAAAACATAAGGGTAGCAGAGGGCTGGCATCAGGCCAAAGGTTCAGGcatcagagaagagagaagctaACACCAAATTGGAGGAGGAAAAGTACAGCAGACTTAGAGGAGAGGAAAAGTTGGGAGAGGTTGAGAAGACTGTAGAGGGTGTCCCTCATGGGGGAGGCCACAGGCAAAGGTCCAAATTCAGGGAACTACTACTGGACAGAGCTCAGAGAAGAGCTATCACTAGTGAGGGCAGAATGTACAGTGTCGGTGGATTGTCAATGGACTGAAAGCACTGTAACTGCTAGACCCCATATAGGCTGGTATCCAGAACAGCTATAAGGTTAGGGCCATGAGGCCTTTGCCTGGAGTGTTCTGGCATCGCTGGCAAAAATCTTCCTTCTCCAATAGACTGGCTGCTGTGTACTGAGCCCCAGTAGGAGACCAGGCTGTTCTAAGGAAGATTCTTCACCCACAGAAGAATTTTTCACCCATGAATTGGGGGCCATTTATGAAATCTAACCATGGCCATCCACACAGTGTACAAAGGATTGAGATGACCAGTGTCTGTCCTACCCCATTTGCTTGGAAGGCTTGATCCtcttgtggctcagttggccttTAACTCTGATCTCACATGAGTTCTCCATGTTGATTAAAGATAATTCTTACATCCAGGAAGGAAGGTCTGAGCAGAGTGGGATTCCCCCAAACATCTCTGCTGGAGAGTACTTGAGCAGCCCTACTGCAAATTTTGATGACTGCaagcctgttttgggttctgcCTCTGATGTGGCTATCATTCCTTGTTTCCTTTAGGCTTTTAGGAAAAGTCACCGCGAAGAGGAGGCAGCAACAATGCCTTCTCATCCACCAAGCAGTATGGATGGGTACTGCATGCTGAAGCCTCTCATGTCAGAAAACTCCAGGTCTTTCTCCCCCCAGGTCTCATGGAAGGACACAGGGGAATGTATATAGCCCACATACATGTTTTGTCAAACTGCTTTTGTaccaaaatgttttttcaaatggCTTCTAACATAAAACCAAAAGCCACATAAAAATCTGCATATCTGGCTCTCCTTGGAAAGCCAAGACATCTAAGAAACCCATATTAATTCAACCATGTTGTCTCCCCATCCCTTAAAAAGGACAGACTTCCTTGGTGGCTACCCGAAATGGGGTAATGAAGGCCATGACTATGCAATCTTCTAGAAACTCTGGTTATTCACATAAACCACTCTCCAGACCATGAGCTCTATCCTCTCAATGTCAGAGTTCTTGTGTGGTGACAGCCACGAGGTGAACAGCTCAGGAAGAATATAGGAATTCATAAAACACTTATTTGGATTTGCATTATGGGTGCTACACAGGTCTGCGGATCTTAGAAGTTCTgcacccttggggcacctgggtggcttggttggttaagcacccaactttggctcaggtcatgatctcacagtttgtgggtttgagccccttgttgggctctgtgctgacagctcagagcttggagcttgtttcagattctgcggctccctctctgcctctccctggcttgtgctctctctctcaaaaatgaataaacattaaaagaagaagaagaggaggaggagggggaggggatgagaagaagaagaagaagaagaggaaggaggagaagaggaggaggaggaatgatTAGTAGGCATAATAGGAAGGGATAAAGAGAAGACGTCTGATGACGCTGTCCGAAgattcctcttcctctgctcctatTCCTCTTCTATCTTCTTAGCATATCACGATGAGAAGAATACGACCCCGCATAGACGACTActataggaggaggaggaggaggaggtagtagtagtagtagttcTGCACTCTTATCTCACTTGGCCAGTCACCTGGAATTTTCTGATGTACCTTTAGAACAGCCAAGTTCCCCCTAGTTTACTAGTCTTCTTCTCCACAGCCAGTGTTTCTGTACTAATGATGGCTTCCCAAATGGCCCCTGTGGGTCTCAGATTAAGTTATACTTGCCTCACCTGCAGAGCCACAGTTAATGGAGAACTGTGGTTACTCCTTATCCCCAATGGCATGGGCCTATAGTTTCCTAGTCTCCCCAACTCCCTATTACTTCACACCCAGTGTTTCTCTATCCACTAGGTGGATACAGTATTCACTAGGCCTCTACTGGCCTCCCAGGGTCATATCCCCTTATTAGGAACCAGAAGACAGCTTCTCCTCACATAGGGGAACCCAGAGTTCTGTGAACTAGGGACCTGCCCTCTAATCCAACAGACCATTCTAATTTTGCAGACTAACATCCTCCTTCTTCAGGGTGAGCTCTGGGCCTTCAGGTATCTCTGAAACACAGGCCACTATGTTTACTTTATGAGCCCTTCAGTTTTTCCCAGTCCTTCAAATGCAATGTGAAGTGGGCCACAAAAGATCATAGAGCAATTCCCTATGTTCCTTTTATACCCTGAGGTAGATGTTGTCAGGTGCCCTGCATCAGCCTTCCCCCACTCTACCTGCTTCTTTTTTCAACctaccccaccccaacccccaagaTTAAGCTGGGTTGATCAATGAGGTCTTTATTATCATGCTGGATAGAGAAGACCAGGGTAAATGGTTCCAGGGAAGGGTAATGTGTGGGCTCAGTGGACACATCATTGGGATTACATGCAGACATGACAACATCCATGAGGAATGTGCGTCTTCCTGAGAAGCCCAAACTGGACATCCCTCAAGGCCCCTCAACCAGCCTGGGGTCAGTTCATTTCCTAACCCTCTCAGAGGCAGTGGGAATGAAGCCATTCCAATGGGCCCAGGATAAGTCTGTTTTCCTCCAGGAAAGTGGAAAGGAGGCACAGGGAGCTGTTTTTTCCATGCATATGTAGATGACTGTTGCAAATATTTGGATCCAGGCAGGTTCAAAACGGATTTGTGCTCCATAGGGGAGAGAGCTCAGCTCTGGGCTGCTGAGAAAGGCCAGGGTAGCTTTTGAAGACTTTTCCAAATTAGTGGTACATGTAGGTAACTTCTCTGTGGGTATTCTGCTCCAAGTTTGACTTGGCTGAAAATCTTCTCAGAAGGACCATTTCCATAAGACTCCACTCAGGTATGAATCCTTTTATGCTGAGCAAGATTGCAAAGACGGCTAAAaatttttccacagtggccacactCATAAGTCCTTTCTCTGGTGTGTACTATCTGGTGTCGAACAAGTGTGGATCGTTcactaaaggctttcccacattggCTGCACTCATAGGGCCTTTCCCGTGTGTGAACTCTCTGGTGACGAACCAGGTGAGAATTATTGCTGAAGGCTCTCCCGCACTCACTGcactcataaggcctttctccagtgtgaactctccAGTGATAAATAAGGCTGGACTTTCGGCTAAAGAACTTCCCACATTCGCTGCACTGataaggcctttctccagtgtgaactttCTGATGTTTAATGAGAATGGAGTTCTGGCTAAagaatttcccacattcactgcactcataaggcctttctcTTGTGTGAACTCTCCAGTGCTCAATGAGACTGGAACTGTGAgcaaaggctttcccacattcactgcactcataAGGCCTTTCGCCGGTGTGAATTCTCCAGTGCTGAATCAGGCTGGAGCTGCGACTGAAGGCCTTTCTACATTCACTGCATTCATAAGGCCTTTGCCCGGTATGTACTTTCTGGTGCTGAATGAGAGTGGAGCTATTgctgaaggcttttccacattcactgcactcaaAAGGCCGTTCTCCAGTGTGAACTTTCTGATGTCGAAGGAGGTGGGAGCTCTGGCTGAAGTCTCttccacattcactgcactcaaAAGGCCGTTCTCCAGTGTGAACTTTCTGGTGCTGAGCAAGGTTGGAGTTATTATTAAATGCTCTTCCACACTCGCTGcactcataaggcctttctccagtgtgaactctccAGTGTTGAATGAGAGCAGAGCTACGGCTGAAGGCTTTACCACATTGATTGCACTCATATGGTCTTACTTGGGTGTGAACTTTCTGGTGCCGAAGGAAATTAGAGCTTTGGCTGAAGGCTCGTCCACATTTGCTGCACTCAAaaggcctttctccagtgtgaactttCTCATGTCGAGTGAGGTGTGACCTGTTattaaaggctttcccacattcactgcactcataAGGTCTTTCTCCTGTATGAATTCGCTGGTGATGAACAAGTGTGAGTTTGTGGCTGAAGGTTTTCCCACAATCATTGCACTTATAATGTTTTACTCCAGTGTGAAATTTCTGGTGCTTCCTCAGTTTAGAAGGGTGACTGAAGGTCTTCTCACACTCTTTACATACATGACATGTCTCTTCATTATGACGTTTTTGGTGATTAACAAGGGTTGATTTCTCCTCTAAGGAATTTTCAACTGTTGGGCATCTAAACAGTGTCTCTTCAGAATGAATTCTCAGGTGGTTGAGGAGGGTGGAGCTCTTCTGAAAGACTTTTCCACAGTCATTGCACTTGAAGAGCTCCTGGGTGGAATGGACTTCTAAGAGCTGCTCAAGATTAGAACTGTGTGAAAAGGCCTTCCTGCACTCTGTGCTTCTATATGGCTTCCCACTGCTCTCAATGGCTGGATACTGGAAGAGGTCATGGCTGTCCAAGGCATCCTCACCATCTTCCCCACAAGTGAAAGGCTTCTCTGACAGATGGACTATAGAGCGTTCCACAAATGAGTCCCTGTCCTTGTCCCATCTGAAGGGCTTTTCTCTACTGTGCTGCTCCTGGTGGTGGTGAAGGTTCACACTGAACCAAAACTCTCTTCCACATGCTCCACATGTATAGAGGGTACTCTCAGGATATGTTCTTTGATGTTCATCCAGGTGCAAAATGTCTTTCAAGAATGGGCCACACATATCACAGGTGTCAGCCTTCTGCGTGGAAGGATTTGCAGTGGGGATCCTGACCTGCAACATCCCTTGTATAGAAGCATTCTGCTTGGAATGGGCCCCCTCATCTT
The Lynx canadensis isolate LIC74 chromosome E2, mLynCan4.pri.v2, whole genome shotgun sequence genome window above contains:
- the LOC115502268 gene encoding zinc finger protein 132 isoform X2, whose protein sequence is MTPRCLSLSLPCTAPPTPQTLTRPATSLMDPGQPICWPSSLAVSSLQSPVTFEDVAVYFSKEEWGLLDAGQRDLYHNVMLENFELMTSLGCWHGVEDEGAHSKQNASIQGMLQVRIPTANPSTQKADTCDMCGPFLKDILHLDEHQRTYPESTLYTCGACGREFWFSVNLHHHQEQHSREKPFRWDKDRDSFVERSIVHLSEKPFTCGEDGEDALDSHDLFQYPAIESSGKPYRSTECRKAFSHSSNLEQLLEVHSTQELFKCNDCGKVFQKSSTLLNHLRIHSEETLFRCPTVENSLEEKSTLVNHQKRHNEETCHVCKECEKTFSHPSKLRKHQKFHTGVKHYKCNDCGKTFSHKLTLVHHQRIHTGERPYECSECGKAFNNRSHLTRHEKVHTGERPFECSKCGRAFSQSSNFLRHQKVHTQVRPYECNQCGKAFSRSSALIQHWRVHTGERPYECSECGRAFNNNSNLAQHQKVHTGERPFECSECGRDFSQSSHLLRHQKVHTGERPFECSECGKAFSNSSTLIQHQKVHTGQRPYECSECRKAFSRSSSLIQHWRIHTGERPYECSECGKAFAHSSSLIEHWRVHTRERPYECSECGKFFSQNSILIKHQKVHTGERPYQCSECGKFFSRKSSLIYHWRVHTGERPYECSECGRAFSNNSHLVRHQRVHTRERPYECSQCGKAFSERSTLVRHQIVHTRERTYECGHCGKIFSRLCNLAQHKRIHT
- the LOC115502268 gene encoding zinc finger protein 132 isoform X1, which translates into the protein MTSPPPPTFIFLESYGIRSGRVSQAQGPACANFLKPICWPSSLAVSSLQSPVTFEDVAVYFSKEEWGLLDAGQRDLYHNVMLENFELMTSLGCWHGVEDEGAHSKQNASIQGMLQVRIPTANPSTQKADTCDMCGPFLKDILHLDEHQRTYPESTLYTCGACGREFWFSVNLHHHQEQHSREKPFRWDKDRDSFVERSIVHLSEKPFTCGEDGEDALDSHDLFQYPAIESSGKPYRSTECRKAFSHSSNLEQLLEVHSTQELFKCNDCGKVFQKSSTLLNHLRIHSEETLFRCPTVENSLEEKSTLVNHQKRHNEETCHVCKECEKTFSHPSKLRKHQKFHTGVKHYKCNDCGKTFSHKLTLVHHQRIHTGERPYECSECGKAFNNRSHLTRHEKVHTGERPFECSKCGRAFSQSSNFLRHQKVHTQVRPYECNQCGKAFSRSSALIQHWRVHTGERPYECSECGRAFNNNSNLAQHQKVHTGERPFECSECGRDFSQSSHLLRHQKVHTGERPFECSECGKAFSNSSTLIQHQKVHTGQRPYECSECRKAFSRSSSLIQHWRIHTGERPYECSECGKAFAHSSSLIEHWRVHTRERPYECSECGKFFSQNSILIKHQKVHTGERPYQCSECGKFFSRKSSLIYHWRVHTGERPYECSECGRAFSNNSHLVRHQRVHTRERPYECSQCGKAFSERSTLVRHQIVHTRERTYECGHCGKIFSRLCNLAQHKRIHT